Proteins co-encoded in one Actinomadura luteofluorescens genomic window:
- the pxpB gene encoding 5-oxoprolinase subunit PxpB: MKVRRVGDTALLVETGDLATAHRMNAALRNVPLPGVVDVVPGERTVLVVADHSADLNRLAALLPRLPLADDTVSDAEPLEIPVVYDGEDLDEVASLTGLTRAEVVRRHSAGSYTVAYLGFSPGFGYLSGLDPALHVARRASPRKAVPAGSVAVAGPYAAVYPSRSPGGWRLLGRSRLPLWDVSRDPPSLLRPGTRVRFVPEERS, translated from the coding sequence GTGAAGGTGCGGCGGGTCGGTGACACCGCCTTGCTCGTGGAGACCGGGGATCTGGCGACCGCCCACCGGATGAACGCCGCCCTCAGGAACGTCCCGCTACCCGGTGTCGTGGACGTCGTCCCTGGGGAGCGGACCGTCCTGGTGGTGGCGGACCACTCCGCCGACCTGAACCGCCTGGCCGCGCTCCTCCCACGTCTGCCCCTGGCCGACGACACGGTGAGCGACGCCGAGCCGTTGGAGATACCGGTCGTCTACGACGGCGAGGATCTCGACGAGGTCGCCTCCCTGACCGGGCTGACGCGCGCGGAGGTCGTCCGGCGGCACTCCGCGGGCTCGTACACGGTCGCCTACCTCGGTTTCTCCCCCGGCTTCGGCTACCTGTCCGGGCTGGACCCGGCACTGCACGTGGCAAGGCGCGCATCACCGAGGAAGGCCGTCCCTGCCGGTTCGGTGGCGGTGGCGGGCCCGTACGCGGCCGTGTACCCGTCCCGGTCGCCGGGCGGCTGGCGGCTCCTCGGCCGCAGCCGCCTGCCGCTGTGGGACGTGTCGCGCGATCCGCCGTCCCTGCTCCGGCCGGGGACGCGGGTCCGGTTCGTCCCCGAGGAGCGTTCTTGA
- a CDS encoding LamB/YcsF family protein: protein MTVIDINADLGEGFGVWKLGDDSALLDVITSANVACGFHAGDPLIMRRVCSAAVERGVTIGAQVSYWDLAGFGRREMDVAAPELTAEILYQLAALDGIARAEGGRVAYVKPHGALYNRVARDPVQARAVADAVRAYDPSLPLLTLPASAVHDVADGLTVVAECFADRAYTPSGALVSRREQGAVVHDPDTVVQRAVRMAVDGTVVAVDGTEVALKARSICVHGDTPGAVVLARSVRSALSEAGVTLEPFA, encoded by the coding sequence ATGACGGTCATCGACATCAACGCCGACCTCGGCGAGGGGTTCGGGGTCTGGAAGCTGGGCGACGACTCGGCGCTGCTCGACGTCATCACGAGCGCGAACGTGGCGTGCGGGTTCCACGCGGGCGATCCGCTCATCATGCGGAGGGTGTGCTCGGCGGCCGTCGAACGCGGCGTGACGATCGGCGCGCAGGTCTCCTACTGGGACCTCGCCGGTTTCGGCCGGCGGGAGATGGACGTGGCCGCCCCGGAGCTGACCGCGGAGATCCTGTACCAGCTCGCGGCGCTGGACGGCATCGCGCGCGCGGAAGGCGGACGCGTGGCGTACGTGAAGCCGCACGGCGCCCTGTACAACAGGGTCGCGCGTGACCCCGTCCAGGCGCGTGCCGTGGCCGACGCGGTGCGGGCGTACGACCCGTCGCTCCCCCTGCTCACGCTTCCGGCCTCCGCAGTGCACGACGTCGCTGACGGGCTCACCGTCGTCGCCGAGTGCTTCGCCGACCGCGCCTACACGCCGTCCGGCGCGCTCGTGTCCCGCCGCGAGCAGGGGGCGGTCGTCCACGACCCCGATACGGTCGTGCAGCGCGCGGTGCGGATGGCGGTGGACGGCACCGTCGTCGCCGTAGACGGCACCGAGGTCGCGTTGAAGGCCCGTTCCATCTGCGTGCATGGCGATACCCCGGGCGCGGTGGTACTCGCCAGGTCCGTCCGGTCCGCGCTGTCCGAAGCGGGCGTCACCCTGGAACCGTTCGCGTGA
- a CDS encoding TY-Chap domain-containing protein: MDWNDFARRLTLELSRLPVTSFLILQGPSGLPYVQAMRSEGTLDAEAVGSAFLPRPLASRQERRLRALGWEPPDEEERKNWWDRLTFRERGGRASSELLEACALLAGQMMGAFRDVYGIESPLELVYQASKAGPDGGPLALPGLGIALAVPEDERPAQASARPARPSGSTLEAALSEARERGDQHGYLELLARATLYLPSPGDPEGGDHQFATAQFGDGTFVLAFTSPEAMDRSLQGQAVHHRQASLAELSRRWPHPEWQLAVNPGLPSACYLDANALLEPEEPRTPTPPVPTDVHVAGPSSRRPPARGSASRPEGRATPAGGRQAPRPPQRPEPARPRAEAPSAPPAPSHASTAPPDGPPAPAVRTPAPRRPAPPQAPPAPPRRPEIPAAGQAPVTRETPIPRERPAAKEPSVARETPSDPQGLPVAPLYGQRERARADTRQPRTDPRRPSTDTRKQSVPAAAAQTRAERTPSIVERGARAPSGGRGPAPRAQGPADPSQVVVMQKAVRPEHVQHYLEGGYDLVAGYVHRLQDVQELRSPAALIRALGLVYEGSPFAPADEQIFVIRWPAVKPALFRRPLGGIDEWSMGIIPDGWVIEKAPFPGSGYAPGDGPAIPEFKIESQRLPHGAEMYRLDAQGRESLVAGYDADLRRWLVKLPGGQG, from the coding sequence GTGGACTGGAACGACTTCGCCAGACGGCTGACACTGGAGCTTTCACGGCTGCCGGTCACGTCGTTCCTCATCCTGCAAGGTCCGAGCGGCCTGCCCTACGTCCAGGCGATGCGCTCCGAAGGGACGCTCGACGCCGAGGCCGTCGGCAGCGCGTTCCTGCCCCGCCCCCTCGCGTCACGGCAGGAGCGGCGGCTGAGAGCGCTCGGCTGGGAGCCGCCAGACGAGGAGGAGCGCAAGAACTGGTGGGACAGGCTCACCTTCCGCGAGCGTGGCGGCCGCGCCTCCTCGGAGCTGCTGGAGGCGTGCGCCCTGCTCGCCGGGCAGATGATGGGCGCGTTCCGAGACGTCTACGGCATCGAGTCCCCGCTCGAACTCGTCTACCAGGCGAGCAAGGCCGGGCCCGACGGCGGGCCCTTGGCCCTGCCCGGTCTCGGCATCGCGCTCGCCGTCCCTGAGGACGAGCGTCCCGCACAGGCGTCAGCGCGCCCGGCGCGCCCGTCCGGGTCGACCCTGGAGGCGGCCCTCTCCGAGGCCCGCGAGCGCGGCGACCAGCACGGCTACCTGGAGCTCCTGGCGCGCGCGACGCTGTACCTGCCCTCGCCCGGCGATCCGGAGGGCGGCGACCACCAGTTCGCCACGGCCCAGTTCGGCGACGGCACGTTCGTGCTCGCGTTCACTTCCCCCGAGGCCATGGACCGCTCCCTCCAGGGGCAGGCGGTCCACCACCGGCAGGCCTCGCTGGCGGAGCTGTCGCGGCGCTGGCCGCACCCGGAGTGGCAGCTCGCCGTGAACCCCGGCCTGCCGAGTGCGTGCTACCTGGACGCCAACGCGCTGCTCGAGCCCGAGGAGCCCCGGACGCCCACGCCGCCGGTGCCGACCGACGTCCACGTGGCCGGCCCGTCGTCGCGCCGCCCCCCGGCGCGCGGTTCCGCGTCCCGTCCTGAGGGCCGCGCCACCCCGGCCGGCGGCCGCCAGGCCCCCAGGCCGCCTCAGCGCCCGGAACCGGCGCGCCCCCGGGCCGAGGCACCCTCCGCGCCGCCGGCGCCCTCACACGCGAGCACAGCGCCGCCGGACGGCCCGCCCGCGCCCGCGGTCCGCACGCCAGCCCCGCGGCGGCCGGCTCCGCCCCAGGCGCCCCCGGCTCCGCCGCGCCGTCCCGAGATCCCTGCCGCTGGGCAGGCCCCGGTGACCAGGGAGACGCCGATCCCGCGGGAAAGACCGGCCGCGAAGGAACCATCGGTGGCCCGGGAGACGCCGAGCGACCCACAGGGGCTCCCAGTAGCGCCGCTCTACGGCCAGCGGGAGCGGGCACGCGCCGACACCAGACAACCGCGAACAGACCCCAGGCGTCCAAGCACGGACACCCGGAAGCAGAGCGTCCCGGCCGCGGCCGCGCAGACTCGGGCAGAGAGAACGCCCAGCATCGTCGAACGCGGAGCCCGGGCCCCCTCAGGGGGGCGGGGCCCGGCGCCCCGGGCGCAGGGGCCCGCTGACCCATCCCAGGTCGTGGTGATGCAGAAGGCCGTGCGGCCCGAGCATGTACAGCATTATCTGGAAGGCGGCTACGACCTGGTCGCCGGATACGTGCACCGGCTCCAGGACGTCCAGGAGCTGAGAAGTCCCGCCGCGCTGATCCGGGCGCTCGGGCTGGTGTACGAGGGGTCTCCGTTCGCTCCGGCGGACGAGCAGATCTTCGTGATCCGCTGGCCGGCCGTGAAGCCCGCCCTGTTCCGCCGCCCGCTGGGCGGCATCGACGAATGGAGCATGGGGATCATCCCGGACGGATGGGTGATCGAGAAGGCGCCGTTCCCGGGATCGGGGTACGCGCCGGGCGACGGGCCCGCGATCCCCGAGTTCAAGATCGAGAGCCAGCGCCTGCCGCACGGGGCCGAGATGTACCGGCTCGACGCGCAGGGCAGGGAGTCCCTCGTGGCGGGTTACGACGCTGATCTGCGCAGGTGGCTCGTGAAACTGCCGGGAGGCCAGGGGTGA
- a CDS encoding TY-Chap domain-containing protein, whose protein sequence is MLEWSEFARRLGRELAGLERDTILIVRERDESRHYVQAMREPDRLYAEAVSNNFLEGPLLLTLADEEVMSESGWRPPADPAPRNWWTELPEAGMPGGMLSVTEADFSRLADVMVTALRDVQGVRRPSDLVYESFHRHGSGLIELLDFGIEVADPSRVNKRRASSGGVRSVADPLSGPDPLSGADPLPAGPPPAGTRLPLPEQALPGMDAELLEPRLAEAKANGDNTTYFKLLENADLVLPATASAVEDPDRAEFPTITIGSGTYVTVFTSPGALARTGDRHPGLYRRTSFARLAAGWPDPAWRLAINWGLPSEVLLDSSVIGRLQGGRGGVPDPLQYDPLPNEPNPYGTVDPNALAGPNPVAGGSTPPVNGSAHGMPAPGGAAPSGPTPGGMPPREAADGPYDDSHTAIDPYTAADLRAALEAGAPPKAPEPAAAPLGAPTDDPPADPPPIDPPRADPTRADSPLADSPRADSPRADTRPADGPPDRPARQAPAPGPRPAGVPLRPPHGTRLWRSAGEGEHAPVAVYDAIGGIWTPVRADAVPSPWTE, encoded by the coding sequence TTGTTGGAGTGGTCCGAGTTCGCCCGGCGGCTGGGACGTGAGCTGGCGGGGCTCGAACGGGACACGATCCTGATCGTGCGCGAACGCGACGAGAGCCGTCACTACGTCCAGGCCATGCGCGAGCCCGACCGGCTCTACGCCGAGGCCGTCAGCAACAACTTCCTCGAAGGGCCCCTGCTGCTCACCCTGGCCGACGAAGAGGTCATGAGCGAGTCGGGCTGGCGCCCGCCCGCCGACCCCGCGCCGCGCAACTGGTGGACGGAACTGCCGGAGGCGGGCATGCCCGGCGGGATGCTGAGCGTGACCGAAGCCGACTTCTCGCGCCTGGCCGACGTGATGGTCACGGCGCTCCGGGACGTCCAGGGCGTCCGGCGCCCGTCCGACCTCGTGTACGAGTCGTTCCACCGGCACGGGTCCGGCCTCATCGAACTGCTCGACTTCGGGATCGAGGTGGCCGACCCGTCACGGGTGAACAAGCGCCGCGCGTCGTCCGGCGGCGTCCGTTCCGTCGCCGACCCCCTGTCCGGCCCAGACCCTCTGTCGGGCGCAGACCCTTTGCCTGCCGGCCCTCCCCCGGCGGGGACGCGGCTGCCGCTGCCGGAGCAGGCGCTGCCCGGCATGGACGCGGAACTGCTCGAACCGCGTCTCGCCGAAGCCAAGGCGAACGGCGACAACACCACCTACTTCAAGCTTCTGGAGAACGCCGACCTGGTCCTGCCGGCGACCGCCTCCGCCGTGGAAGACCCTGACCGGGCCGAGTTCCCCACCATCACCATCGGCAGCGGCACCTATGTCACGGTGTTCACCTCGCCCGGGGCACTGGCGCGCACCGGTGACCGGCACCCCGGCCTGTACCGGCGCACCTCGTTCGCCCGGTTGGCCGCCGGCTGGCCCGACCCCGCGTGGCGCCTGGCCATCAACTGGGGGCTGCCCAGCGAAGTGCTACTGGACTCGTCCGTCATCGGCCGGTTGCAGGGCGGCAGAGGCGGGGTGCCCGATCCCCTCCAATACGACCCTCTGCCGAACGAACCCAACCCGTACGGAACAGTCGACCCCAACGCGCTCGCTGGGCCGAACCCCGTCGCAGGCGGCTCGACTCCCCCGGTCAACGGTTCGGCCCACGGCATGCCCGCCCCAGGCGGGGCGGCTCCAAGCGGGCCGACTCCGGGCGGAATGCCGCCGCGTGAGGCGGCCGACGGCCCTTACGACGACTCCCACACGGCGATCGACCCGTACACGGCGGCCGACCTGAGGGCGGCCCTCGAAGCCGGTGCCCCGCCCAAGGCCCCGGAGCCGGCGGCGGCGCCTCTCGGCGCACCGACCGACGACCCGCCGGCCGACCCACCGCCGATTGACCCACCACGGGCCGACCCAACACGGGCCGACTCACCGCTCGCCGACTCACCACGGGCCGACTCACCACGGGCCGACACCCGACCGGCCGACGGTCCGCCTGACCGGCCGGCGCGTCAGGCGCCCGCTCCTGGGCCGCGCCCCGCCGGCGTTCCGCTGCGCCCCCCGCACGGCACGCGCCTGTGGCGCTCGGCGGGCGAGGGCGAGCACGCACCGGTCGCCGTCTACGACGCCATCGGCGGCATCTGGACACCGGTGCGGGCCGACGCTGTTCCGTCTCCCTGGACCGAGTGA